From a single Vitis vinifera cultivar Pinot Noir 40024 chromosome 18, ASM3070453v1 genomic region:
- the LOC100247144 gene encoding uncharacterized protein LOC100247144 encodes MTLEDFFTLTEMKDGLTAPARVEELVTVMQKEKDCVVKNVGDATRQWSTVASTIAATENQDCLDLFIQLDGLWFINRWLKDAQKFGNDPSDSFVEESITALLRALEKLHIDNEKLISSGIWITVKNLLGHDSSRIQDRARALFDSWKQSKDCDAVHQDVEKVGAFCDDGIIVSAKPTGESGLPECSAMDISLSKESANVETHVADTARGEILQSSSDGVGPDRSETVQIQTSNNQVDTDITLDHPDMEVESADPPPHSVMLNPVQENNLSMKEESPSCPSEGTTTIKTSCSSIPAEGNFEGNSGVPKVNEFTDDEKQMHEMNSSPDHLGKEFSPTSTTLEPRVVSSSGATATAGKPVVEPASQNVADAKAGDFSEKSKTLGSEPESGKDDIGVLGHCKSTLVFKTTGEGGENCSNVLQDGNDGTLGKSEDPETSFSRMEDIGGINEDQGHASDGCDDLTNASDFSRLAMEGKGSDLIDKKSDIELEYGMVDPLELARRVAKEVERQVGDFREPFCSSSSEKISEGGIRVPDSPDSINGKQQQPMDGPPTEVPAGQITPVDALLKEEEHLNSQNLDVEPENCIPDVESSLVTETAQGPEVNKEKGACDFDLNHFDLNQEIVPEDMDRPVNPISTPVAVVSASRATAAPGLPVAPLQFEGTRGWKGSAATSAFRPASPRRIPDGGKTLLTGETSNSSKQKQQFDFDLNVVEGGDDDLMFPASSGFPSGESSVEVSPKRSDRLKLDLNRVSNEGDAPLSDWKIEGPTVHYRNGHRSPSPAFSSSSSMQSSMRNIDLNDRPSLQNNSSDLQPNPGGLKQDEPVISLLGTRVGVNRKTVMPQTPSYQPNGKAPETAVDANLGRTGGILGMGPPGSYPHSHVLGYNGLTTGAPMSFSSPMYVPGGSIPYMVDSRGAPVVPQIMGSASTVAPSYSQSPFLMTMSGVPSGINGAGLSRPNFDLNSGFIVDGGNRDTGVSRQLFIPGQSEQLRGNLQPSSSSGLGGKRKEPDGGWESYPFNYKLQPPWK; translated from the coding sequence ATGACGCTCGAGGACTTCTTTACCCTTACTGAAATGAAAGATGGGCTCACAGCCCCTGCTCGAGTTGAGGAGTTGGTTACTGTGATGCAGAAGGAGAAAGATTGTGTTGTAAAGAATGTTGGTGATGCTACCAGACAGTGGTCTACTGTTGCAAGCACCATAGCAGCCACAGAGAACCAAGATTGTCTTGATCTTTTTATTCAGTTAGATGGACTCTGGTTTATAAATAGGTGGCTCAAGGATGCTCAGAAGTTTGGTAATGACCCAAGTGACAGCTTTGTGGAAGAGTCAATCACTGCTCTATTAAGGGCACTTGAAAAGCTTCACATAGACAATGAGAAGTTAATTTCTTCTGGAATCTGGATTACTGTGAAGAATCTTCTCGGCCATGATAGCTCTAGGATTCAGGATAGGGCAAGAGCCTTGTTTGATAGCTGGAAACAGAGTAAGGACTGTGATGCAGTTCACCAGGATGTTGAGAAAGTTGGGGCATTTTGTGATGATGGGATCATAGTCAGTGCAAAGCCCACTGGGGAAAGTGGACTGCCAGAATGTTCTGCCATGGATATTTCTCTTTCCAAAGAAAGTGCTAATGTAGAAACTCATGTAGCAGACACTGCTAGGGGTGAAATTTTGCAGTCAAGCTCAGATGGTGTTGGACCAGATCGGAGTGAGACCGTACAGATTCAAACATCTAACAATCAGGTTGACACTGACATAACTTTAGACCATCCGGACATGGAGGTTGAATCTGCAGATCCTCCTCCCCACTCTGTCATGCTAAACCCTGTTCAAGAAAACAACCTCTCTATGAAGGAAGAATCCCCATCATGCCCTTCAGAAGGAACCACCACTATCAAGACTAGTTGTTCATCAATTCCAGCCGAAGGAAATTTTGAAGGGAACTCAGGTGTCCCCAAAGTGAATGAGTTCACTGATGATGAGAAGCAGATGCACGAAATGAATAGTTCCCCAGACCATTTGGGGAAGGAATTTTCTCCAACCTCTACTACACTGGAGCCCAGAGTAGTTTCTTCAAGTGGGGCCACTGCAACTGCTGGGAAGCCTGTGGTGGAACCTGCTTCACAAAATGTTGCTGATGCAAAAGCGGGTGACTTCTCTGAAAAATCTAAAACGCTTGGGTCTGAACCTGAGAGTGGGAAGGATGATATTGGTGTTCTAGGTCATTGCAAAAGTACACTTGTCTTCAAGACTACAGGTGAAGGTGGTGAAAATTGTTCTAATGTTTTGCAGGATGGCAATGACGGTACATTGGGGAAATCTGAGGATCCAGAGACTTCTTTTTCCAGGATGGAGGACATTGGAGGGATCAATGAAGATCAGGGGCATGCTAGTGATGGATGTGATGATTTGACAAATGCTTCTGATTTCTCAAGATTAGCAATGGAGGGTAAAGGGTCTGACTTGATTGACAAGAAGTCCGATATTGAACTTGAGTATGGCATGGTCGATCCTCTAGAACTTGCTCGAAGAGTTGCAAAGGAAGTGGAGAGACAAGTGGGGGATTTCAGAGAACCATTCTGCAGCTCATCTTCAGAGAAAATCTCAGAAGGTGGAATCAGGGTGCCAGATAGTCCAGATTCCATAAATGGAAAGCAACAACAACCCATGGATGGCCCACCAACTGAGGTGCCAGCTGGACAAATTACCCCTGTCGACGCATTGTTGAAGGAGGAGGAGCATTTAAACTCACAAAACCTAGATGTGGAACCAGAAAATTGCATACCTGATGTTGAATCCTCTCTGGTGACAGAAACGGCGCAAGGACCAGAAGTTAACAAAGAGAAAGGTGCGTGTGATTTTGATTTGAATCATTTCGATCTGAATCAAGAAATCGTCCCTGAGGATATGGATCGCCCTGTGAATCCCATTTCTACCCCCGTTGCTGTTGTGTCCGCTTCAAGGGCAACGGCGGCTCCTGGTTTGCCTGTAGCCCCTCTGCAGTTTGAGGGGACTCGTGGATGGAAAGGATCTGCTGCAACAAGTGCTTTTCGGCCAGCATCCCCTCGCAGAATACCTGATGGTGGTAAAACACTCTTAACTGGGGAAACCTCCAACAGTTCAAAGCAGAAGCAGCAGTTTGATTTTGATCTGAATGTGGTTGAGGGTGGAGACGATGATCTGATGTTTCCAGCGTCATCTGGTTTCCCATCAGGAGAATCTTCAGTGGAAGTAAGTCCTAAGAGATCAGATAGGCTCAAGTTGGACTTAAACCGTGTCAGCAATGAGGGTGATGCTCCACTGTCAGACTGGAAGATAGAAGGACCGACTGTTCACTACCGGAATGGCCACCGCAGCCCATCTCCTGCCTTTTCATCCTCATCATCAATGCAGTCTTCCATGAGGAACATTGATTTGAATGACAGACCATCTTTGCAAAACAATTCTTCAGATCTTCAGCCCAATCCTGGAGGACTCAAACAAGATGAACCTGTCATTTCTCTTTTGGGAACTAGAGTGGGGGTCAATAGAAAAACTGTTATGCCTCAAACACCATCCTACCAGCCCAACGGAAAGGCTCCAGAGACTGCAGTGGATGCTAACTTGGGAAGAACAGGTGGTATTTTGGGGATGGGACCGCCGGGGTCTTATCCACATTCTCATGTTCTAGGATACAATGGTCTTACAACAGGGGCACCAATGTCATTCTCCTCGCCCATGTATGTACCTGGTGGCTCGATACCATATATGGTGGATTCTAGAGGAGCTCCTGTGGTACCGCAAATTATGGGCTCTGCATCAACGGTAGCCCCTTCATACTCTCAGTCACCCTTCCTCATGACCATGAGTGGTGTGCCGTCAGGTATAAATGGGGCTGGGCTCTCCCGGCCTAATTTTGATCTGAATTCGGGCTTCATAGTTGATGGAGGGAACAGAGACACAGGGGTTTCAAGGCAGCTTTTCATTCCTGGTCAAAGCGAGCAATTGAGGGGCAATTTGCAACCTTCCTCGAGTTCAGGGCTTGGTGGGAAAAGGAAGGAACCTGACGGTGGGTGGGAATCCTACCCGTTTAACTACAAACTTCAACCACCATGGAAATAG